A window of Leisingera sp. S132 contains these coding sequences:
- the bhcC gene encoding 3-hydroxy-D-aspartate aldolase BhcC, producing MNAQTKFEELEVGYDVPAIPGMDEADIQTPALVLDLDALERNIKKMGDYAKAHGMRHRVHGKMHKSVDVAKLQEELGGAVGVCCQKVSEAEVFARGGIKDILVSNQVRDPQKIDRLARLPKLGARTIVCVDDLANVADLSAAAQKHGTELEVFVEIDCGAGRCGVTTTEAVVEIANAVNAAENLKFSGIQAYQGAMQHMDSYEDRKAKLDIAIAQVADAVEGLKAEGIACELVSGGGTGSYYFESNSGVYNELQCGSYAFMDADYGRILDKDGNRIDQGEWENAFFLLTQVMSHAKADKAIVDAGLKAQSVDSGLPFIFGRDDVDYIKCSDEHGVVSDPSGALKVGDKLRLVPGHCDPTANVHDWYVGVRNGKVETVWPVSARGKAY from the coding sequence ATGAACGCACAGACCAAATTTGAAGAGCTTGAAGTCGGCTATGACGTCCCGGCGATCCCGGGCATGGACGAGGCTGACATCCAGACCCCGGCGCTGGTCCTCGACCTGGACGCGCTGGAGCGCAACATCAAGAAAATGGGCGATTATGCCAAGGCGCATGGCATGCGCCACCGGGTGCACGGCAAGATGCACAAATCGGTGGATGTGGCCAAGCTGCAGGAGGAACTGGGCGGCGCGGTTGGCGTTTGCTGCCAAAAGGTCTCCGAGGCTGAGGTGTTTGCCCGCGGCGGCATCAAGGACATTCTAGTGTCCAACCAGGTGCGCGACCCGCAGAAAATCGACCGTCTGGCCCGCCTGCCCAAGCTGGGCGCCCGCACCATCGTCTGCGTTGACGATCTGGCCAACGTGGCGGACCTGTCAGCAGCGGCGCAAAAGCACGGCACCGAGCTGGAAGTATTCGTCGAGATCGACTGCGGCGCCGGCCGCTGCGGCGTAACCACGACTGAGGCGGTTGTTGAGATCGCCAATGCGGTGAACGCAGCAGAGAACCTCAAGTTTTCCGGCATCCAGGCCTATCAGGGCGCGATGCAGCACATGGACAGCTACGAGGACCGCAAGGCCAAGCTGGACATCGCCATCGCGCAAGTGGCCGATGCGGTTGAGGGCCTGAAGGCCGAAGGCATCGCGTGCGAGCTGGTCTCCGGCGGCGGCACTGGTTCCTACTACTTTGAATCGAACTCCGGCGTGTACAATGAACTGCAGTGCGGCTCCTACGCCTTCATGGACGCGGATTACGGCCGCATCCTGGACAAGGACGGCAACCGGATCGACCAAGGCGAGTGGGAAAACGCCTTCTTCCTGCTGACCCAGGTGATGAGCCACGCCAAGGCCGACAAGGCGATCGTGGACGCGGGTCTCAAAGCGCAGTCGGTCGACAGCGGGTTGCCCTTCATCTTTGGCCGCGACGACGTGGATTACATCAAATGCTCGGACGAGCACGGTGTGGTCTCCGATCCCTCCGGCGCGCTGAAAGTGGGCGACAAGCTGCGCCTGGTGCCGGGCCACTGCGACCCTACCGCCAACGTGCACGACTGGTACGTCGGCGTGCGCAACGGCAAGGTCGAAACCGTCTGGCCCGTCTCGGCCCGCGGCAAGGCCTACTGA
- the bhcB gene encoding beta-hydroxyaspartate dehydratase BhcB → MKDTAMYIPTYEDMLAAHERIQPHIRRTPVRTSNYLNELTGAELFFKCENFQEPGAFKVRGATNAVFGLDEAQAAKGVATHSSGNHASCLSYAAMLRGIPCNVVMPRTAPQAKKDTVRRYGGRITECEPSTSSREETFAKVQAETGGDFVHPYNDPRVIAGQGTCAKEFVEQTDGLDMVVAPIGGGGMISGTCLTLSTLAPETQVIAAEPEQADDAFRSFKAGYIIADDAPKTIADGLLVPLKELTWHFVSNHVSEIYTASDAEIIDAMKLIWKHLRIVMEPSSAVPLATILKNKDAFAGKRVGLIVTGGNVDLDKLPWMNS, encoded by the coding sequence CCGCCGCACGCCAGTGCGCACCTCCAATTACCTGAATGAACTGACCGGGGCAGAGCTGTTCTTCAAATGCGAGAACTTCCAGGAGCCGGGCGCCTTCAAGGTGCGCGGCGCCACCAACGCGGTGTTCGGGCTGGATGAGGCGCAGGCCGCCAAGGGCGTCGCCACGCATTCCTCGGGCAACCATGCCTCCTGCCTGTCCTACGCGGCAATGCTGCGCGGCATTCCCTGCAACGTGGTCATGCCGCGCACCGCGCCGCAGGCCAAGAAGGACACCGTGCGCCGCTATGGCGGGCGGATCACCGAATGCGAGCCCTCGACCAGTTCGCGCGAGGAGACCTTTGCCAAGGTGCAGGCGGAGACCGGCGGCGATTTCGTGCATCCCTATAATGACCCGCGCGTGATTGCGGGGCAGGGTACCTGCGCCAAGGAGTTTGTGGAACAGACTGATGGCCTCGACATGGTCGTGGCCCCGATCGGCGGCGGCGGCATGATTTCGGGCACCTGCCTGACGCTGTCGACGCTGGCGCCGGAAACCCAGGTGATCGCGGCGGAGCCGGAACAGGCCGATGACGCCTTCCGCAGCTTCAAGGCGGGCTACATCATCGCCGACGATGCGCCCAAAACCATCGCCGACGGGCTGCTGGTGCCGCTCAAGGAGCTGACCTGGCATTTCGTCAGCAACCACGTCAGCGAGATCTACACCGCGTCCGATGCGGAAATCATCGACGCGATGAAACTGATCTGGAAGCACCTGCGCATCGTGATGGAGCCGTCCTCCGCGGTCCCGCTCGCCACCATTCTGAAAAACAAGGACGCCTTCGCGGGCAAACGCGTGGGCCTGATCGTCACCGGCGGCAATGTCGACCTCGACAAGCTGCCCTGGATGAACAGCTAA